Genomic segment of Murdochiella vaginalis:
GCTTTGCTTTTTTGCGAAGGATAGGATCTCCCTCTACGCGCAAGGTTAATAAAGCCATGATTGTCCTTTCTTTTTCACCGCTTGAAAAGCGGTCCTTCTTGTTTCGTGCGGCACATGCCGCATTAATACATCGTTAACGGATCCAGCGTAACCGTAATCCACAAATCTTCCGCCGTCGGAAACGCATGGATGACGCTTCTGCCCGCCTCTTCCAGCAGTCTCCGATCCGGCGAACGAAGCATGAGGGAAAAGCGATAGCGACGGTTCATACGCTCTATAACGCTCGGACTCGGTCCATCTTGGTGAAGATCACCGTAGCGGCGAGCGAGAAAATCATGTACCTGATGTGCTTTATGCAGCGCTTCATCCCGTCGAAAGCCGCTGAATTGGATGTGCAGCGCATGCCATACGGGCGGATACTGATTTTCCCGACGATAGGCGATTTCCTGACGGTAAAAAGCATCGACGTCATAGGTTGCCGCGGAAAGCAACGCATAGTGGGATGGAACATAAGACTGAATAAACACCTCACCGGGACGATCTGCTCGCCCCGCTCGTCCGGCCACCTGCGTTAATAGCTGAAAGGTTCGCTCCGCCGCGCGTAAATCCGGCAAATTCAGGTTGACATCGGCGGAAAGTATGCCGACGACCGTTACCTTTGGAAAATCAAATCCTTTGGCAATCATCTGGGTTCCAAGGAGAATGTCAATTTTCCCTTCTCGCATTCCATTATAAACGTCATCATAGGCACCCTTTTGCTGCATGGTGTCCGCATCCGCTCGACGTACCCGTGCTTCGGGAAATAGCCGCCTCACCTCTTCTTCCAGCTGTTCCGTTCCGGCGCCGAATTCCCGTATTGCGTGACTTCCACATTGAGGGCACTTCCTACGATAGACCTTCTCTCTTCCACAATAGTGACAGATGAGCTTATCACGGTGTTTGTGATACGTCATAGCCACATCGCACGCATCACACCGGTAAACATAGCCACAGGCGCGGCAAAACACAAACGAGGTATGTCCACGTTTGTTGAGAAACAGAATAACCTGCTCTCCCTTGCTGAGCGCATTCTTCGTCGCATTATAGAGAGAGCGCGAAAACATGGATCGATTGTTGTTTTTCAGTTCTTCTCGCATGTCCACCAAATGTGCCGTCGGCATGGGCTGATTATGCACACGCGTAGGTAAATCCAGGCGGGTCAGCTCCCCTGTTTCCACACGATAAAGCGATTCTATGGACGGCGTTGCCGAGCCCAGAACCAAGGAACAATGATGCCAGTTGGCCCGAAATGCCGCAATATGATCGGTATGATACTTCGGGTTCTGCTCGCTCACATAACTCGTCTCATGTTCCTCGTCAATGATGAGAATGCCGAGATCGGAAAAAGGAGCAAACACGGCGCTTCTTGCACCGATGGCAATGGTGACTTCCCCGCGCTGAATCTTTTCCCATTCTTCATAGCGTTCTGCAGAAGAAAGCCGGGAATGCAATATAGCGACTTGGCGGCCAAAGCGCCCCTCAAAACGTGCGATGGTCTGCGGCGTCAATGCGATTTCAGGCACTAAAATAATGGCTTGCTTACCTTCTTCCAGCGCCTTTTGCACCAATTGCAGATAGATCTCGGTCTTTCCCGAACCGGTTACGCCGCAAAGCAGATATTGACCCGTTTTTTCCGTAATCTGCTCGAATACCTTCTGTTGCTGAGGTGTTAACGGCATGGCCGCATAGGCTTCTGCTTCCGGCTTTTGAAGACGTTTTATACGCTCCTCTTCGCGGACAATCCACCCCCGTTCTTCCAGACGCAAAAGCGTCGCGGAATCGGCTTGGGTTTCGGTAAGCAGCGCTTCACGAGAAAGCGCGCCGTTGGAAAGAGCGGCCAAAACCTTCGCCTGACGATGTGCTCCGGCACGCGGCGTTGCTTCTTTTCCCTCTTTTGTCAATGCATAATGAAAGCGAACCTTCGGACGATATTCTCCCGGTTTCCCCGGGGGGAGAACCGTTTGAATGGCTGCGGCGAAATCAGAAAGATCGTGGTGGACCATGTCCTCGACTAAGGCCAGTGCTTCTTCCGACACCGGAGAAAGCGTGGGAATCCAGGAGAGAATATCCTTTGTAGGAAAATTCGGAGGATCCTTTTCCACGACTTGCCAAACAAGAGCATCACAACGACGATTGCCTCGCCCGAACGGAACGCGGCAAAGAGCACCGCGCACCGCTCCTTCACGAAGGGCGTCGGGAACGGCATACGTAAAAAGGCGCTCCGTCTTTCTCGTATTGGTTAAAAGATAGACGTCAACGAACGTACTCATCGCAAAAGATCCAATAAATGATCCGCCACTTCTTCTTTGGTTAGAAGCGGCAGCGCTTCTTCCTTCTCCTCACCGAGAATCGTCACAATATTCGTATCGTAATCGAATGCGGCGCCTTCCTTCGTGACATCGTTCGCCACGATATAATCCAATTTTTTCTTCTTTAACTTTTCGCGTGCATGGTCCAAGACTTTTTCGGATTCGGTGGCAAACCCGATCACCGTCTGATGCGTCTTCATCGTGGCGAGATGTCGGAGAATATCCGGCGTATCCACCATCTCCAGAATATGGACCTTTCCGTCATCCGCGCCTTTTATTTTCTGCGTTTTTTCTTCCACGGGGCGAAAATCTGCCGGAGCAGCCGCCATCAAAAGCGCATCCGCTTTCGGAAATTCCCTCTCCAGAGCAGCCAGCATATCCTCCGTCGACTCCACGGCAATCGCGCGCACACCCTGCGGCACAGGCACCTTCATCTCTCCATGTACCAGCGTCACATCGGCCCCGCGCATCGCAGCGCGCTTTGCAATGGCCACGCCCTGCTTACCGGAGGAATCATTGGTCAAAAAGCGCACAGGATCCAGTCGCTCCCGGGTCGGACCCGCCGAAACCAGAATGCGCTTGCCCGCTAAATCCTTTTCGGTTAAGGCACTTTCCACAGCCAAAAGGAGCGAAACCGGCTCCGGCATGCGCCCCTCCCCTTCCTCTTGACAGGCCAGCCATCCTGCTTCCGGATCCAAAATCGAAATGCCTCGACTACGAAGCGTCTCTAAGTTTTCCTGTGTGGCGGCGTTATGATACATCACCACATTCATAGCGGGTGCAACAAGGACAGGGCAATGGGCCGCAAGAGCGGTTGCGGAAAGCAAATCATCTGCGATGCCGTTCGCCATTTTCGCAAGAATATTCGCCGTCGCAGGAGCAATCAAAAACAGATCCGCCTCGCGCGTTAAGTCGATATGGGGAATCATCCCCTCCTCTTCGGCAAAGAGATCCGTGTATACCGTATGACCGGACATGGTCTGAAAGGTCAAAGGCGTCACAAAACGAGCGGCACCTTCCGTCATGACCACCCGCGTTTCCGCACCTGCTTTGCGCAAGCGTGACAACAGATCCGGAATTTTATAGATTGCAATCCCTCCCGATACACCAAGGAGGATGCGCTTGCCTGAAAGACTCATTTATTCCTCCACAGGGGCTACTTGATCGACCTTGGTGACTTTACGCTGCATAATTTCATCCAAGGCGATGGTAACCGGTTTTTCTCCTTTGCTGTCCACTAACGGTTGTGACCCGTCGGTTAGCAGGCGCGCACGTTTCATCACCATCACGCACACGTCGTAACGGCTCGGGCTGATTTCGCCCAGTTCTCGAAATGATGGATTAATCATGAAATTCCTCCCAATAGGTTTCAATCAGTTCGGTATCGATGCGTTGATTTTCAGCATCGATAATATGAGACACCATCTCCGCGCAGCGATCCACCTCGTCATTGACAACAGCGAAATCATAATCGTGCAGCATGGAGATCTCTTTGCCGGCATTGGCCAAACGCAGATGAATACTATCCTCGTTTTCACTGCCACGTTTCCGAATGCGGGATTCCAAATCGCCACGATGCGGCGGAAGCAAGAAAATGTACACGCCGCCGGGCATATTTTGTTTCACCTGCATGGCGCCCTGCACGTCAATTTCCAGCAACACGTTTTGACCGGCAGCAAGCTGGTCCAACACGTAGGCTTTCGGCGTGCCATAATAATTGCCGTGCACCTTCGCAAATTCAATCAATTCTCCGCGGTCGATGAGAGCATTAAATTCGGCAGGCGTATAAAAAAAATAATTTTCACCATCTTTTTCCTGCGGCCGCTTGGCGCGTGTGGTGGCGGAAATGCTCACCTTAAGATCGTTACGCATGGCTTTGAGCGCTTCACAGACCGTTCCCTTACCCACTCCGGAAGGGCCGGACAGTATGATCAACTTTCCCTGACGTCGCATGGTTCCTCCTTTTCGTTCCAAGAGCAGTGTAACAGGGTGCAAGGAAAAAAGCGATGGAATAAGACAATATTGTCATAATTTTAGTGAAAATATAGAATCGTGCGGTCAAGTTATGGTCTTCCGTTTCCTTTCCTTCTATTTTTCCGGTTTCGTTTGCATTCGGACGAATGCTATAATAAGCGAAGCACAGAAAGGATTTTCTCATGACATTTGACGGCATTACCATGCATGCAGTGGTGGACGAGCTCCGGAAAAAGCTGCTCGGCGGACACCTGAAAAAAATAAACCAAATTGGTCCGACACAGTTGACCATGTCCTTCTATGCGAACGGCGAAAATCTATTGCTCTATCTTTCCTGTGATTCTGCAAACGGAAGGTTACATCTGACCACAAAAAAATACACCAATCCGACCACGCCGCCCAATTTCGTAATGCTTTTGCGCAAGCATTTAGGGCAAGGCAAATTGGTGGAGCTGGAGCAGGTCGCCATGGATCGTACGGTGCGACTGCGCTTTCAGACCCGCAATGAATTAGGCGATACAGTGGAAAAGCAGGTAATTTTAGAGGTGATGGGCCGCCACTCCAATCTCATTTTATTGGATGAACAGGATCGCGTCATTGAAGCGGTGCGCCGTGTCTCGCATGATATGAGCCGCGTGCGTCAGATTTATCCCGGAAAGACCTACGCCATTTTCCCTGCCAATAAACACGATGTTCTCACGCAAGAAGTGTCTCTTTCTATGCTGATCGAAGAGGCGCAAAAAGAGCAAAGCGGCGGATTAACAACGAAACAGCTTTTTTACGGCCGATTGACGGGCTTTTCCCCTTTAATTTCCGTGGAACTTTGCGTGCGCGCCGATGTGAATCCCGATACACCCATCGGAGCACTTACCGTTGCTCAGCAAAGGATGCTGGATCACCAGCTATCTCTTCTGGTTGCCGCGTTGCGTTCGAACACCTTTCACCCAGCGCTTTACCGCTCTCCCAAAAAGCAGGCCTATCCCTTTGCTCTTACGCATTACGGCAAGCCGGAAGCCGAGGATGCCTCCATCAGTACGCTCATCGACCGACAAACGGCGGAAACGGCACGCGATGATGGATTCGGACAACGCAAAGAGCATCTGCGCCATTCGTTGGCCATCCTGCTAGATAAAAAAATGCGTAAACGCGACCACCTGCGTGAGGATCAGGCACAGACAGAGAATCGGGAGGACTATAAAGAAGAGGCGGATTTGTTGGCCGCCTATGCGCATCAGGTCGTCAAAGGCCGTGAAAGCATTGTAGTGGACGACTTCTTTCACGACAATCGGCCACGAACTATTCCACTGGATCCCAAAAAATCCGGTCATGAAAACATGGAAGCCAAATATCGTCAGTTTTCCAAACTGAATACCGCCCACAAGCTATTGGCCGAAAGTATTCCGCGATTGGGAGAAGAGATACGTTATCTCGAACAATTGGGTGAAATGCTGGAGCAGACACAAGAAATTGAGGAATTGGAAGCCGTGCAACAGGAATTTGAGCGCGAAGGAATCCTACCCAAACGGAAACGAAAGGAAAAGAAAACGCCAGCTTCCGCACTACCGCCCCGCCAATTCCACACCAAAAACGGCATGGCAATTCTTGTAGGACGAAACAATGCGCAAAACGACCACCTCACCTTAAAAGTGGCGGATAAAGAAGACCTGTTTTTTCATTCCAAGACCGTTCCGGGCGCACACGTCATCTTGCGTACCGCAGGACAGATCCCCGATGAAAAAGACAAGCAAGCCGCCGCCTATCTGGCCGCCAAATACTCTTCACATTCCCGCGAAAAGGCTGTGGAGATCGACTATACGCAACGAAAACATGTCTACAAAGCCAAAGGGGCTAAGCCGGGCATGGTCTATTATAAAGAGTTTCATACGCTTGTTATCAATCCTCAGGCGGACGCAGCACATCTTCTCGTAGAGGAAGATGGTGTTTCGGAAAACGAAAAAAATTAAAATTCCGGTTCCCTTTGCTTGGCGCGGCGTACCATATCGCCCGCCGAGCAGTCCCCCGGTTTTGGCAGAATGACGATGGACTTGGGCGTTTTTGCCCGTTCCAAGGCCTCACCGTTTTCTGCAAAAATAGCGGACACATTCCAAAATAAAGTCTTTCCCACTGTCATCATTTCCAGTGCGTCGCCCACCGAAAAGGCGTTGCGTACTTCCACAGAAATGGTGTTTTTTTCTTCGTGTACCGCCGTAACGATGCCAACAAAATCATACTCCTGTATATACGAAGTGGAAGCGTAATTCTGCCCCTCCGCGCCGGGCGTGCCGAATAAAAAGCCCGTAGTTAGCGCACGGTGACTGGTTTTTTGAATTTCCTTGAGGCAATACGCGACCAGGTCTTCGCTCCAGCTTCCGTTTTCAAGAGCATCCAATGCCATACGGTAGGCATGCACCACGGTACCGACATAATAGGCGCTTTTTACGCGCCCTTCAATCTTCAAGCTGCCGATGCCGTTGGCAAGAAGCTCCGGCA
This window contains:
- the priA gene encoding primosomal protein N': MSTFVDVYLLTNTRKTERLFTYAVPDALREGAVRGALCRVPFGRGNRRCDALVWQVVEKDPPNFPTKDILSWIPTLSPVSEEALALVEDMVHHDLSDFAAAIQTVLPPGKPGEYRPKVRFHYALTKEGKEATPRAGAHRQAKVLAALSNGALSREALLTETQADSATLLRLEERGWIVREEERIKRLQKPEAEAYAAMPLTPQQQKVFEQITEKTGQYLLCGVTGSGKTEIYLQLVQKALEEGKQAIILVPEIALTPQTIARFEGRFGRQVAILHSRLSSAERYEEWEKIQRGEVTIAIGARSAVFAPFSDLGILIIDEEHETSYVSEQNPKYHTDHIAAFRANWHHCSLVLGSATPSIESLYRVETGELTRLDLPTRVHNQPMPTAHLVDMREELKNNNRSMFSRSLYNATKNALSKGEQVILFLNKRGHTSFVFCRACGYVYRCDACDVAMTYHKHRDKLICHYCGREKVYRRKCPQCGSHAIREFGAGTEQLEEEVRRLFPEARVRRADADTMQQKGAYDDVYNGMREGKIDILLGTQMIAKGFDFPKVTVVGILSADVNLNLPDLRAAERTFQLLTQVAGRAGRADRPGEVFIQSYVPSHYALLSAATYDVDAFYRQEIAYRRENQYPPVWHALHIQFSGFRRDEALHKAHQVHDFLARRYGDLHQDGPSPSVIERMNRRYRFSLMLRSPDRRLLEEAGRSVIHAFPTAEDLWITVTLDPLTMY
- the coaBC gene encoding bifunctional phosphopantothenoylcysteine decarboxylase/phosphopantothenate--cysteine ligase CoaBC produces the protein MSLSGKRILLGVSGGIAIYKIPDLLSRLRKAGAETRVVMTEGAARFVTPLTFQTMSGHTVYTDLFAEEEGMIPHIDLTREADLFLIAPATANILAKMANGIADDLLSATALAAHCPVLVAPAMNVVMYHNAATQENLETLRSRGISILDPEAGWLACQEEGEGRMPEPVSLLLAVESALTEKDLAGKRILVSAGPTRERLDPVRFLTNDSSGKQGVAIAKRAAMRGADVTLVHGEMKVPVPQGVRAIAVESTEDMLAALEREFPKADALLMAAAPADFRPVEEKTQKIKGADDGKVHILEMVDTPDILRHLATMKTHQTVIGFATESEKVLDHAREKLKKKKLDYIVANDVTKEGAAFDYDTNIVTILGEEKEEALPLLTKEEVADHLLDLLR
- the rpoZ gene encoding DNA-directed RNA polymerase subunit omega — encoded protein: MINPSFRELGEISPSRYDVCVMVMKRARLLTDGSQPLVDSKGEKPVTIALDEIMQRKVTKVDQVAPVEE
- the gmk gene encoding guanylate kinase; this translates as MRRQGKLIILSGPSGVGKGTVCEALKAMRNDLKVSISATTRAKRPQEKDGENYFFYTPAEFNALIDRGELIEFAKVHGNYYGTPKAYVLDQLAAGQNVLLEIDVQGAMQVKQNMPGGVYIFLLPPHRGDLESRIRKRGSENEDSIHLRLANAGKEISMLHDYDFAVVNDEVDRCAEMVSHIIDAENQRIDTELIETYWEEFHD
- a CDS encoding NFACT family protein, coding for MTFDGITMHAVVDELRKKLLGGHLKKINQIGPTQLTMSFYANGENLLLYLSCDSANGRLHLTTKKYTNPTTPPNFVMLLRKHLGQGKLVELEQVAMDRTVRLRFQTRNELGDTVEKQVILEVMGRHSNLILLDEQDRVIEAVRRVSHDMSRVRQIYPGKTYAIFPANKHDVLTQEVSLSMLIEEAQKEQSGGLTTKQLFYGRLTGFSPLISVELCVRADVNPDTPIGALTVAQQRMLDHQLSLLVAALRSNTFHPALYRSPKKQAYPFALTHYGKPEAEDASISTLIDRQTAETARDDGFGQRKEHLRHSLAILLDKKMRKRDHLREDQAQTENREDYKEEADLLAAYAHQVVKGRESIVVDDFFHDNRPRTIPLDPKKSGHENMEAKYRQFSKLNTAHKLLAESIPRLGEEIRYLEQLGEMLEQTQEIEELEAVQQEFEREGILPKRKRKEKKTPASALPPRQFHTKNGMAILVGRNNAQNDHLTLKVADKEDLFFHSKTVPGAHVILRTAGQIPDEKDKQAAAYLAAKYSSHSREKAVEIDYTQRKHVYKAKGAKPGMVYYKEFHTLVINPQADAAHLLVEEDGVSENEKN